In a single window of the Portunus trituberculatus isolate SZX2019 chromosome 1, ASM1759143v1, whole genome shotgun sequence genome:
- the LOC123514509 gene encoding probable asparagine--tRNA ligase, mitochondrial isoform X1: MWKTDRQTTTRHLTSPSKQTGHTPWYCLTLGETALRTQPISVTMAVVLAVARWGGLRHGRSHTRIAYLLRDKPTERRVEVNGWVKAVRRQKERTFFDLDDGSCVRKLQVVVPSSQRPPGLSFHAAVMARGTLQPSTHPAQEVELLADQVEVVSGVVDKPYPLQARHTHPPHHLREHPHLRPRDTTFAATLRVRSQARLSLHQYFDRHGFTCVDTPLLTTNDCEGGGEVFSVQHQVTSAPKSATGGQVKDYFDLPTHLTVSGQLHLEAAASGLSKVYTFNPAFRADNSQTRHHLAEFWMVEVEEAFVGGAEGLEGLADRVEGVVKACVEEVVEKKQEDVAFHWRNCEGRENLIHRTLSQPFTRMTHQEAVDTLIRHAPRLSVPPPTPHDDLRKEHEAFLTSHAGSPVLVTHWPKDVKAFYMATEEGRPDVALALDLLLPQVGEVAGGGVREPSVDRLQDRLAGDTRGGLDWYLELRGVGGAPSGGFGLGFERLVQFILGVRNIKDVVLFPRSPGRCLG; the protein is encoded by the exons AtgtggaagacagacagacagacaaccacacgccacctcacctcaccttcaaAACAAACTGGACACACGCCATGGTACTGTCTCACTCTCG gagaaacagcctTGAGAACCCAGCCAATCTCTGTGACGATGGCggtggtgctggcggtggcTCGGTGGGGCGGCCTGCGACATGGAAGGAGCCACACCAGGATTGCCTACTTACTGAGAGACAAACCAACAGAGAGAAGGGTTGAAGTGAAt gggtgGGTGAAAGCAGTGCGGCGGCAGAAGGAACGGACCTTTTTTGACCTTGATGACGGCTCGTGTGTCAGAAAATTGcag GTGGTGGTGCCCTCCTCCCAGCGACCCCCCGGACTGTCCTTCCACGCTGCGGTGATGGCCAGGGGCACTCTGCAGCCATCCACACACCCAGCACAGGAGGTGGAGCTGTTGGCGGACCAggtggag GTAGTGTCGGGTGTGGTGGACAAGCCCTACCCCCTCCAAgcccgccacacacacccaccacaccacctcagGGAACACCCACACCTGCGGCCCAGAGACACCACCTTTGCCGCCACACTCAGGGTCAGatcgcag gcccGGCTGTCCCTCCACCAGTACTTTGATCGCCACGGCTTCACCTGCGTCGACACACCTCTGCTCACCACTAACGACTGTGAGGGGGGTGGGGAGGTGTTCAGCGTGcag caccaggTGACCTCAGCCCCCAAGAGTGCCACAGGAGGTCAGGTCAAGGACTATTTTGacctccccacccacctcaCTGTGTCTGGCCAGCTCCACCTCGAAGCCGCtgccag CGGTCTTTCAAAAGTCTACACATTCAACCCAGCTTTCCGAGCCGACAACTCGCAAACAAGACACCATTTGGCGGAGTTCtggatggtggaggtggaggaggcctTCGTGGGGGGTGCGGAGGGGCTGGAGGGGCTGGCGGATCGGGTGGAGGGCGTCGTGAAGGCGTGcgtggaggaggtagtggaaaagaagcaagaggatGTGGCATTTCATTGGAGGAactgtgaggggagagag AACTTAATCCACCGAACCTTAAGCCAGCCATTTACGCGCATGACACATCAGGAGGCCGTGGACACCCTGATCCGGCACGCCCCCCGCCTGTCCGTGCCGCCCCCCACCCCCCACGATGACCTCCGCAAGGAACACGAGGCATTTTTGACCTCTCACGCTGGGTCGCCTGTCCTGGTCACACACTGGCCCAAAGATGTCAAGGCTTTTTACATGGCCACTGAGGAGGGCCGGCCAGATGTG GCCCTCGCCCTAGACCTCCTGTTACCACAAGTTGGAGAAGTGGCAGGTGGGGGCGTCAGGGAACCATCTGTGGACCGCCTGCAGGACCGCCTGGCAGGGGACACACGGGGGGGCCTGGACTGGTACCTGGAGCTGCGGGGGGTCGGGGGGGCGCCTAGTGGGGGGTTCGGCCTGGGGTTTGAGAGGTTGGTTCAGTTTATCTTGGGGGTGAGAAATATTAAAGATGTGGTGTTGTTTCCGAGGTCTCCAGGGAGGTGtttggggtag
- the LOC123514509 gene encoding probable asparagine--tRNA ligase, mitochondrial isoform X3, with the protein MAVVLAVARWGGLRHGRSHTRIAYLLRDKPTERRVEVNGWVKAVRRQKERTFFDLDDGSCVRKLQVVVPSSQRPPGLSFHAAVMARGTLQPSTHPAQEVELLADQVEVVSGVVDKPYPLQARHTHPPHHLREHPHLRPRDTTFAATLRVRSQARLSLHQYFDRHGFTCVDTPLLTTNDCEGGGEVFSVQHQVTSAPKSATGGQVKDYFDLPTHLTVSGQLHLEAAASGLSKVYTFNPAFRADNSQTRHHLAEFWMVEVEEAFVGGAEGLEGLADRVEGVVKACVEEVVEKKQEDVAFHWRNCEGRENLIHRTLSQPFTRMTHQEAVDTLIRHAPRLSVPPPTPHDDLRKEHEAFLTSHAGSPVLVTHWPKDVKAFYMATEEGRPDVALALDLLLPQVGEVAGGGVREPSVDRLQDRLAGDTRGGLDWYLELRGVGGAPSGGFGLGFERLVQFILGVRNIKDVVLFPRSPGRCLG; encoded by the exons ATGGCggtggtgctggcggtggcTCGGTGGGGCGGCCTGCGACATGGAAGGAGCCACACCAGGATTGCCTACTTACTGAGAGACAAACCAACAGAGAGAAGGGTTGAAGTGAAt gggtgGGTGAAAGCAGTGCGGCGGCAGAAGGAACGGACCTTTTTTGACCTTGATGACGGCTCGTGTGTCAGAAAATTGcag GTGGTGGTGCCCTCCTCCCAGCGACCCCCCGGACTGTCCTTCCACGCTGCGGTGATGGCCAGGGGCACTCTGCAGCCATCCACACACCCAGCACAGGAGGTGGAGCTGTTGGCGGACCAggtggag GTAGTGTCGGGTGTGGTGGACAAGCCCTACCCCCTCCAAgcccgccacacacacccaccacaccacctcagGGAACACCCACACCTGCGGCCCAGAGACACCACCTTTGCCGCCACACTCAGGGTCAGatcgcag gcccGGCTGTCCCTCCACCAGTACTTTGATCGCCACGGCTTCACCTGCGTCGACACACCTCTGCTCACCACTAACGACTGTGAGGGGGGTGGGGAGGTGTTCAGCGTGcag caccaggTGACCTCAGCCCCCAAGAGTGCCACAGGAGGTCAGGTCAAGGACTATTTTGacctccccacccacctcaCTGTGTCTGGCCAGCTCCACCTCGAAGCCGCtgccag CGGTCTTTCAAAAGTCTACACATTCAACCCAGCTTTCCGAGCCGACAACTCGCAAACAAGACACCATTTGGCGGAGTTCtggatggtggaggtggaggaggcctTCGTGGGGGGTGCGGAGGGGCTGGAGGGGCTGGCGGATCGGGTGGAGGGCGTCGTGAAGGCGTGcgtggaggaggtagtggaaaagaagcaagaggatGTGGCATTTCATTGGAGGAactgtgaggggagagag AACTTAATCCACCGAACCTTAAGCCAGCCATTTACGCGCATGACACATCAGGAGGCCGTGGACACCCTGATCCGGCACGCCCCCCGCCTGTCCGTGCCGCCCCCCACCCCCCACGATGACCTCCGCAAGGAACACGAGGCATTTTTGACCTCTCACGCTGGGTCGCCTGTCCTGGTCACACACTGGCCCAAAGATGTCAAGGCTTTTTACATGGCCACTGAGGAGGGCCGGCCAGATGTG GCCCTCGCCCTAGACCTCCTGTTACCACAAGTTGGAGAAGTGGCAGGTGGGGGCGTCAGGGAACCATCTGTGGACCGCCTGCAGGACCGCCTGGCAGGGGACACACGGGGGGGCCTGGACTGGTACCTGGAGCTGCGGGGGGTCGGGGGGGCGCCTAGTGGGGGGTTCGGCCTGGGGTTTGAGAGGTTGGTTCAGTTTATCTTGGGGGTGAGAAATATTAAAGATGTGGTGTTGTTTCCGAGGTCTCCAGGGAGGTGtttggggtag
- the LOC123514509 gene encoding probable asparagine--tRNA ligase, mitochondrial isoform X2 has product MTRRETALRTQPISVTMAVVLAVARWGGLRHGRSHTRIAYLLRDKPTERRVEVNGWVKAVRRQKERTFFDLDDGSCVRKLQVVVPSSQRPPGLSFHAAVMARGTLQPSTHPAQEVELLADQVEVVSGVVDKPYPLQARHTHPPHHLREHPHLRPRDTTFAATLRVRSQARLSLHQYFDRHGFTCVDTPLLTTNDCEGGGEVFSVQHQVTSAPKSATGGQVKDYFDLPTHLTVSGQLHLEAAASGLSKVYTFNPAFRADNSQTRHHLAEFWMVEVEEAFVGGAEGLEGLADRVEGVVKACVEEVVEKKQEDVAFHWRNCEGRENLIHRTLSQPFTRMTHQEAVDTLIRHAPRLSVPPPTPHDDLRKEHEAFLTSHAGSPVLVTHWPKDVKAFYMATEEGRPDVALALDLLLPQVGEVAGGGVREPSVDRLQDRLAGDTRGGLDWYLELRGVGGAPSGGFGLGFERLVQFILGVRNIKDVVLFPRSPGRCLG; this is encoded by the exons atgacgagga gagaaacagcctTGAGAACCCAGCCAATCTCTGTGACGATGGCggtggtgctggcggtggcTCGGTGGGGCGGCCTGCGACATGGAAGGAGCCACACCAGGATTGCCTACTTACTGAGAGACAAACCAACAGAGAGAAGGGTTGAAGTGAAt gggtgGGTGAAAGCAGTGCGGCGGCAGAAGGAACGGACCTTTTTTGACCTTGATGACGGCTCGTGTGTCAGAAAATTGcag GTGGTGGTGCCCTCCTCCCAGCGACCCCCCGGACTGTCCTTCCACGCTGCGGTGATGGCCAGGGGCACTCTGCAGCCATCCACACACCCAGCACAGGAGGTGGAGCTGTTGGCGGACCAggtggag GTAGTGTCGGGTGTGGTGGACAAGCCCTACCCCCTCCAAgcccgccacacacacccaccacaccacctcagGGAACACCCACACCTGCGGCCCAGAGACACCACCTTTGCCGCCACACTCAGGGTCAGatcgcag gcccGGCTGTCCCTCCACCAGTACTTTGATCGCCACGGCTTCACCTGCGTCGACACACCTCTGCTCACCACTAACGACTGTGAGGGGGGTGGGGAGGTGTTCAGCGTGcag caccaggTGACCTCAGCCCCCAAGAGTGCCACAGGAGGTCAGGTCAAGGACTATTTTGacctccccacccacctcaCTGTGTCTGGCCAGCTCCACCTCGAAGCCGCtgccag CGGTCTTTCAAAAGTCTACACATTCAACCCAGCTTTCCGAGCCGACAACTCGCAAACAAGACACCATTTGGCGGAGTTCtggatggtggaggtggaggaggcctTCGTGGGGGGTGCGGAGGGGCTGGAGGGGCTGGCGGATCGGGTGGAGGGCGTCGTGAAGGCGTGcgtggaggaggtagtggaaaagaagcaagaggatGTGGCATTTCATTGGAGGAactgtgaggggagagag AACTTAATCCACCGAACCTTAAGCCAGCCATTTACGCGCATGACACATCAGGAGGCCGTGGACACCCTGATCCGGCACGCCCCCCGCCTGTCCGTGCCGCCCCCCACCCCCCACGATGACCTCCGCAAGGAACACGAGGCATTTTTGACCTCTCACGCTGGGTCGCCTGTCCTGGTCACACACTGGCCCAAAGATGTCAAGGCTTTTTACATGGCCACTGAGGAGGGCCGGCCAGATGTG GCCCTCGCCCTAGACCTCCTGTTACCACAAGTTGGAGAAGTGGCAGGTGGGGGCGTCAGGGAACCATCTGTGGACCGCCTGCAGGACCGCCTGGCAGGGGACACACGGGGGGGCCTGGACTGGTACCTGGAGCTGCGGGGGGTCGGGGGGGCGCCTAGTGGGGGGTTCGGCCTGGGGTTTGAGAGGTTGGTTCAGTTTATCTTGGGGGTGAGAAATATTAAAGATGTGGTGTTGTTTCCGAGGTCTCCAGGGAGGTGtttggggtag